The genomic stretch tatatatatatatatagagagagagagagagagagagagagagagagagagagagagaagagagagtgagtatatagtggcatctcattgtggttttaacttttatttctttaataacaaatgatgttgagcatcttttcatgtgcttatttagcattcttatatcttttttggtaaggtgtctgttcaaatcttttgcccatttttttgttttattcactagtttgtcttattttttagattccatatataagtgaaaacatacagtatttgtctttctctgtctcactgatttcactaagcataataccctccagttccacccatgttgctgcaaatgacaaaatttcattattttttatggccgagtagtattccattatatatatatgaatatgtatattatatataatatatatattggaatatatatataatatatatatatattccattcatctgttggtggacattcaggttgcttctaccttttgggtattgtgaataatgctgctgtgactATGgttgtcctcaagtttcatccgtgttgtagcatgggtcagaattttcttcctttttaaggctgggtaatattccattatatgaatacaccacattttatttatccattcattcattgatgggcatttgggtagtttccaacttttggctattgtgactagtgctgctgtgaacgttggtgtacaagtatctgttcgaatctctgctttcagttcttttggtgggtatatactcagaagtggagttgctggataatatgataattctacttttaatttttagaggaactgtcatactgtttttcTCCACAgaggtactattttacattccaccaacagtgcacaaagattctaatttctccacatcctccccagcacttattattttggttttttgatagtAACCATCCTAAagggtatgaggtggtatctcactctgtttttaagttgcatttccctaatgtttcgtgatgttgagaatcttttcatgtgttaatTGGtccttgtatatcttctttggagaaatgtccactgaagtcctttgcccatttttaatcaggttatttgtgtTGCTGTTGTTGGGTTATAgaaattctttatacattcttaTTTATCACATATCTGATTAGCAAATAATTTCTCCTGTTCTACGGGTTGCCTTTCCACTCTATTGATGTGTccttttttactatttatttatttatttacttacttacttacttacttacttaggCTGCAAAGGGTCTTAGATGCAGGATGccggatcttcattgcggcatgcgggatctttggttggagcatgtgggctcttagttgcggcatgcgggcttcttagttgtggcatgtgaactcttagttgcagcatgcatgcgagatctagttccctgaccaggcatcgaacccaggccccctgcattaggagcgcagagtcttacccactagaccaccagggaagtcccttgatgtGTCCTTTTATACAtggaagtttttcatttttgtgtggtccaatttatatattttttcttttttttcccctatgcttttggtgtcatattcaagataccattgccaaatccaatgtcatgaagctttccccTTAGTTTCATACTTTTAACTGATAGATTTAGGCCTTTGactcattttaagttaatttttgtatatggtataaggtaaGGGTCTAACttccttcttttgtgtgtggatatccagttttctcaataCCATTTGTTGGAAGGACTGTCCTTTTCCCCACTGAATGGTCTAGTCACCctgctgaaaatcatttgaccatatgtattagtctgctcaagctaccataacaaaataccatagactgggtggcttaaaaaacagacttttattttctcacagttctagaggctagaaatacataatcaaggtgccagcaaattcagtttctggtgagagttctcttcctggcttaaaGATATCCACCTTCTCTCTGGTCATTGTATGGTCTTTCTTCTGTACACAGGTTGGGAGACAGAGTGagctctctggtatctcttcatttttttataaggataccaatCCTACTGGGTTAGAACCCCACCCTTATGACTACATTTAAGTTTTATGACCTCCCTAAAGGCCCTCTCatcagtcacattgggggttagggctttgaCATATCGATgttggggtgggggacacaatttTGTCCATAACACCATATATGCAAGAgtttatttatgggctctctattctatcctattggtctatatgtctgccTTTATGCCAGACGTTCACACTGTTTGATTAATACAGCTTTGTAATACattttgaaaccaggaagtgtgagaccttcaactttgttcatcttttttgaGATTGTTTTGGTCATTGGGGGTCCCTTGAGAtcttatatgaattttaggatggatttttctatttcttaaaaaaaatcctgttgggactttttttttttttttttttttttttgcggtacttgggcctctcactgctgtggcctctcccgttgcggagcataggctctggacgcacaggcccagtggccatggctcacggtcccagccgctctgcggcatgtgggatcctcccggaccggggcacgaacccgtgtcccctgcatcggcaggcagactctcaaccattgcgccaccagggaagcccctgttgggaCTTTgttagggattacattgaatctgtagatcgctttagGTAGtattgtcatcttttttttttaagtaaatgtatttattttattttatttatttttggccgcgttcggtcttcgttgctgcgcacaggctttctctagttgcggcgagcaggggctactcttcgttgtggtgtgcgggtttctcattgcggtggcttctcttgctgcagagcatgggctttagttgcatgggcttcagtagttgtggctcgcgggctctagagcgcaggctcagtagttgtggcacacaggcctaggtgctccacggcatgtgggatcttcctgcaccagggatcaaacctgtgtcccctgcactgaaaggcggattcttaaccactgtgccaccagggaagcccactattgtcatcttttttttaatatatattttatttatttatttatttatttatttttggctgtgttgggtcttcattgctgtgcgcggctttgtctaattgcagtgagcaggggctactctttgttgcggtgggtgggcttctcattgcagtggcttctcttgttgcggagctctaggtgcacaggcttcagtagttgtggcatatgggctcagtagttgtggctcacgggctctagagcgcaggctcagtagttgtggcccatgggcttatttgctccaaggcatgtgggatcttcatggaccagggctcgaacctgtgtcccctgcactgaaaggtggattcttaaccactgcgccaccagggaagcccactattgtcatcttttttttttaatatataaatttatttattttattttatttattaatttttggctgtgctgggtcttcattgctgtgcacgggctttgtctaattgcagtgagcaggggctactctttgttacagtgggtgggctactcattgcagtggcttctctcattgtggagctctaggtgcacaggcttcagtagttgtggcacatgggctcagtatttgtggctcacgggctctagagcgcaggctcagtagttgtggcgcatgggcttagttgctccgaagcatgtgggatcttcatggaccagggctcgaacccatgtcccctgcattagcaggtggtttcttaactactgctccaccagggaagtccctgaacttcATTAAGTCTTGAGACCAggtgtgatctcagttaaaagaccatgggttcaagtcccaatctgcgTTTTGTTTggattcaagtcccaatctgagtcaCACGGTTTCAAAACCACTTCTTTCTGCCCCTCTCCCAGCTCAGCCAGGTAGAAACTCTACTCCAGACTGGTGCAGCCAAGAACACAGGGCTCCCTTTCCCTTATTCCCCAGTCAGGGTTTTCTTCCCAGGAGGAGCCAGACATTGGCATTTCTCACCTTGTGTCCCAGGTACCTGTTGCTGAGGCTAAGAGGTGTGGCTCCCTTCTGATGCCTAGTCCCTACTCATGGGATGGAGGCATTACCTTAGGTGTGGCACCACTGAGAATATTGGGGCTCCAATTGCCCTTGCCCCAGATTGTAAGGTAGTGGTTCCAATGACAGGAGAGGCAAGCCAGGATGACCCCAGACTACTGTCTTCCCTTTCCCACAGAGCACTCAGCTCCTAAAGCAGGAGTATCACTAAGACAGAAGCATACAGTTGTCCCCTCCCCCAATGCCAGAGCCGTGGACCAGAGGTTTTGGCTGAGGCAGGGGAGAAGTAAGCCATAAAACAGATATTTGCAATCTCTCCCCCAAAGGAACTGGTTTTCTTTACATAACAGAACAAGAAGTTCAAGCCTAAAGGTGCTCTAAATAGTGACAGTTGTAGCAAGAGGCAATTGAGAGGAGATGTGTAGATCACACATGAAGATTCAGGCTAAACTGTAGGCTAGCTAGTTTTCAGGAGAGAAGTGGGGAAAGAAACGATTGGAGGAAGCCCTCCTGGGGTCAGAACGAACATCAAACACTGACTTCTGGAAATATTACTTCAAAGGAGACTGAATTTGATTGGATGGTCTATAGAGCAATTTATGCCCCATGTCAGTACTGAAAACAAAAGGGCAATCAGCCAGCTATTAGGAGGCCTTAACAGCTGGGTGTGgtcagagaaagagggagaagagtTCTGGCAAAACCACTGTTATCCTAGAATCACTGTGGGCATATCCTAAGCTGCACCTCTATGAGAAGCAACATCAGAGGCTTCACATGTGGGTGTTGggtggtgagggggtgggggggtggagaatATAATTTACTAAAAAAATCCAGCCAGTGACACTGAGCTGGGCCCTGCGGGGCTCCTCGGcacaaagcctttctgtgtccctcatttctttgattactggaAATagccttcattcagcctccattaCCTTCCCCAACTTCCAATGGAcagattcaagcagttgttatttagggaagggaggggatgccagacaagggagaaacaaacagtcaagagaaacaatagtgcagccttgagATAAGGTCACACAAAGATATCTTTGAGCGGTTtttcagatactgaaaccccctccaggtgggagaaggTAACTATTAATGATGGTATGCTACCCACAAGCATGTGGACCCCAGAGGAGTTGGAACCttaaggttgatgatgctgactcctacttacctcaccatcaacccaTCAGAAGAATGCAAGCCCATCACTGCCTTGATCCTTATCACCTACCTCCCACCACAAGCCCTGTCTATAAGACCTCTCCCTATTCCCCAGGGAAGGGGCACAGTTTTTGAGGCCTAGCCTACTgtgttccctctttgcctggcaaagaaataaagctactctttctctttcctctgaaattctgtctctttctttGCCCCCTTTCTGACCCATGGCCCCCACAGGAGCAAGAAAGATTTTTCTTAAATGCTCTGGAAGCTGCTCTGTGAGTAGGGACGAGGTTTAGTTGATGCAGACAGGGAAGTATCGGTGCAGCTATCCACCGGCCAGCACactgcctctcccaccccacaTGGGACCCTTCAGGGCCTGGGGTGTAGTGAGAGGTCTGTGTCTCAAGGACTGAACTGTGGAGTCACAGTTGGGAGGTTAGTGGGGTATAAGGTGTAAAAATATTTGGGCTGAACCTTGAAAATACTATGCTGGTGGGGGaaaggataaactgggagattgggattgacatatacatgctattatacataaaacaaataactaataaggacctactgtatagcacagggaactctactcaatactctgtaatgacctatatgggaataggatctaaaaaagagtggatatatgtctaACTGAtgtacttttctgtacagcagaaactaacacaacattgtaagtcaactatactccaataaaaaaacttttttaaacctaaaaaaagaaaagaaaatattattctgtgaagtaagccagacacaaaaagacaaatactgtatgatttaatttatatgGGGTACTTAGAGGTAGTCagatttatagagacagaaagtagaattaaCAGAGGCTGGCGGAAGACGAGGGAGGAAGAATTCGTGTCTGATGAGTACAGAGTTTTTTCTtggagaatatgaaaaagttGAGGTGGGGGGTGGTGATGCTTGCACAACAGCATGAATGTACTTAACGTCATTGAATGGTACACTGAAAAAGGGTTAAAATGGTAagatttatgttatgtatattttaccatagcAATAAAACAATTGCTActgacaaaaaaagaatatttgggaTTGATAGAGTGAGCGAGGAGAAGGCTGGAGGGAGGCGGATGGCAGCCTGTCTGTGCTCTGACAGGACTGAAGAGGAGCCCTGTCCAGTGACCTTAGAAGGAAACCATACCGAACTTCCAACTGGTTGTCCCTCATCGGAAACACATCAACCAGAGGCCTGCACGTGTTCCCCTCGTGTGTGACTGTTCCCCCTCTCTCTGACCTCACAGTGGTAGCTGGCCAGTGTGGGGAATGAAGAGGAGGCAGCTTTGCTCTGGAGTTCTCCGAACCGGGAGCCAGTAAGAAGGCGATATGATCTGGGAGGGACGATTGCTCCAGGGCCCGCCCTACCACAGCCTTGGGCCCTCCGCCATAAATACCTTCAACAGGTCTTCCGAGGGAGCTAGGCAACTCCACCCTGGCTGGAGCCAGCCTCTAGAGTTCAGGTCTAACCTAGGTTGCAGCTGGGGGTCTGCCTGCTGGATTGTCGCCTGAATGACCTGGCTTATTGTTGTGGCACCTTCACCCTGGGCAAATGAGATAGTCAACCTTGGATCCGTAAACCTTGCCCCATTCCATTCACTGCTGGCTGAATCCTGTGACTTGGGACAATTCTGGGTCAGACCCAGGGAGTAACTCAGGGAAATTACATTTTTAAGGgcttggaaggaaagaaaagggggcCGAGGGGAAGGTCAGGGATAATTCTAGGCCCTTGAGGAGCCATGCTAGTTTTCTGAGAAAATGTGTTTCTTCGGAGACACGAATATCCCAGTAGGAGCCCAGAACTGACTCTACCATTATTCCAGATACAGGAACTTCCTAATTCCCACAAGCCTGACACCAACAGGAGTACCCTTTGTGCCACCTTAAAGCATGGCTGCCGCTGGAAAAGCAGAGCTACCTGAAGATTATTCCAGGCCAGTGATGCCCTCACTTCCCAGTGATGTGCTCACCTGTAGCTAGTGAGGCCAGAGCAGGGTCAGAGCCCGTGTCCCTTGACTTCCAGCCTATTGTCTGTCTATATACCCTTATTACTCTTAGCTCTTCCATTTACATCTAGTGGCTTGAGGATTTGTCCTGGGCTAGCACTGACCTCTTGTCAGGTAtctccacaatttttttttttttttctgcagccgATGCTCTGGTAAAACAAGTATAAAATGAATGACAAGAAGTTCTCCTTCATGATGGGCATCTTCTGTATCCTCAACACCATCCAGTTCCTCATCTTTGAAGTGAACGAGGTTGCATACATCGGCTACGAGGACAACTTCAGCATCTACAAGGAGACAAAGTCTGAGCTAGTCTCTTGGGTCACGACCTACAAGAAGCATATCAACATCTGCCTATCCACCATCACCCTCCTGGTCAGCTCCTTGTTCCTCTATTGCATCCACATCAGCAACTACGCAGGGCTGCTGTGCTACACCATGTGGATCATCACCTATGAGCTCCTCAGCTTCTCCGTGGTCCTGCTCACCAATGGGACCATCAAAGAGCAGTTCAAGGAGCTGAGGTACTTGCACTTGATTTTCCAGGTCTCCCGAATGATCCTGCACTTTTTCTGTCTGCCCTTCGTCACCAAGTATGCGTACTCCCTTTACAAGGACCTCAAGGCTTTAAGCAAGATAGGCCGCTGCAAACACTCCTCTGTTGGTACAGTTGTCTCGTGGCCACCTGTCGGGCTGGGAACCTTGCACCGCAAGTTAAACTAAACTGTgccaggaagaagggagagagagggacagcGCTCCCCAGCGGTGGCTTGCCCTTCCCTGCCTGCCTTCTGCTGATTCTCCTTGCCTTTTCTGGGTTCTCGAGTTTTATGCGCTTAAGAATGAcccttgggggagggagggttgcGTGGATCAGTTATTATACATGTGTATTTATGACTTGTTTTGGCATTTAATTATAGACCGCCCTTGTGCTTACTTAACCATCTCACTGGTGTATCCTGTTGTCTCTCATTGTACCCTCCTCTCTGCACATCCTTAGTTTCTAACTTTTCTCTTGTGGATTGCCCCACTGATGCCTGGTTCTGCTGAATCCTTTATGAGCAGTGCTATTTGATAGAAATTTCTGTGCTGATGGAACAGATCTACATCTGTGCTGtctactagccacatgtggctactgagcacttgggACATGGTTATTACAATCGAggaatcaaatttaaaattttatttggttttaattACTTTCAGGTTCAATAGCCACGTGTGGCTGGCTTGTGGCTACCATGTCGCAGAGCACAGTAATCTGGAGCCTCATTTTACTCCTGCGTGTAACTGTAGACCCCCTTTCCAACTTCATGCATCACTCTGCTTTCCTCATAATGTTCAGAAAGCAGTTCCTCATGTTGGTTCATAACACAGCAAGAAGAATCCCCATTTAAGAAAgttctaggcttccctggtggcacagcggttaagaatccgcctgccaatgcaggggacacgggttcgagccctggtctgggaagatcccacatgccgcggagcaactaagcctgtgctctgcaactactgagcctgtgctctacagcccgcgagccacaactactgagcctgcacgcctagagcccatgctctgcaacaggagaagccaccacagtgagaagcctgtgcaccacaatgaagagcggcccccgctcgccgcaactagagaaagcccgcacccagcaacgaagacccagagcagccaaaaataaataaataaaataaataaatgtataaataaataataaattttaaaaaaattaaaaagaaaaagttccaaGATTTCTCAACTcaagcactattgacattttggactggataattctgTCTCATAGGGGTCTGTCCAGTGCACTGTAGGATgtctagcagcatccctggcctctacccactagatgtcagtagcatcccccagcctcttttttttttttttttttagcatcccCCAGCCTtgtgacaaacaaaaatatcACCATGCATTGCCAGTTGTTCTCTGGGGGGCAAAAttacccccagttgagaaccacgatttttttttttttcagtatgcaggcctctcactgttgtggcctctcccgttgcggagcacaggctccggacgcgcaggctcagcggccatggctcacgggcccagccgctccacggcatgtgggatcttcccggaccggggcaccaacccgtgtcccctgcatcggcaggcggactctcaaccactgcgccaccagggaagtctcacctTGTATAGTTTTTAATTCTAATGTTCCCATTTTATGGTTTGATGAAACTTGAGACTCAGGCCACTTAAGTGATATGATCAAGGTCCCATAGTATCAAAATCAGGATTTGGATCTAGATCAtctaacttctcttttttttttaaattaatttatttttggttgtgctggttcttcattgctgagcgcaggctttctctagttgtagtgagcggggctcctcttcattgcagtgcacgggcttctcattgtggtggcttctcttgttgcggagcatggtccctaggcgcacgggcttcagtagttgtggcactcaggctcagtagttgtggcttgtgggctctagagcacaggctcagtagttgtggtgcatgggcttagttgctccgtggcatgtgggatcttcctggaccagggctcgaacccatgtcccctgcgttggaaggtggattcttaaccactgcaccaccagggaagtccctagatcaTCTAACTTCTTATATGACTGTCCTACTTGGTTCCCTGAAGCACTCTTACTTTTACCAAGATAAGAAGAGGGACCTCCTTTTAGAATAATTCCTTTTCCTTCAAAAAATGTTGGGAGTGAAGTCAGGGCCACTGTTTTGACCATGCTCCTCCAAACCATGAGCACAGACAGCAGCCCAGTTTTACTGAACACAATTTGTGCCGGGTAGTATTCTAACAATTCCCTCAATTCTTTCCACCACCCCGTGAGGGACAGATTTAGATCCAGGCCAGGTCCCAAAATGACCACCAGATGGCAGTCAGCAATAAGCTTTTGCTTAGTGCTGTTTGCCTTCTAAACCAGATCCTCTAGGGGTGGCTGATTTTGGGATTTAGGGAACCTCAAGCTGATGACTGAGGATTAATAGCATGTGTCTCCACCCTAGTCTCATAATGTGTAACTTGGtaccagaaacaaaaaacaaaataggcCAACTTCAGGGTTTTAATCCCCTGTCCCAGCTGGGGTAGCAGTGGGAAGGTCATGTGTGtgggtgcaggtgtgtgtgtgtgtgtgtgtgtgtgtgtgtgtgtgtgtgtagaagggGTGGAGAGAAACAGAGTTCCAAGAATTAGCTCAGCTAAGAGTTACCTGCTGCCCTCAGATACAAGGCTGTGAGCACCTCAACACCAAGAGTCCTTGGAAAGTGCTGTGTCCACCTCCACTTCCCAGCCTCCCATTCTCTCTGCAACTCCTTCCACTCCACTGAGACGGCTTTTGTTAAGCTGATCTCCACGCTGCCCAATCCTGAGCTCAGCCTTCCCTTGCCAGACCTCTCCATGGCTTTTGACCAGCTGATCCCTCCCTGTCCTGCAAACAGGTTTCTCTTTTGGCCTATGGGACACCAGGGCCACCACTCTCCATTCACCACCTACATCACTGGCCCTCCTCCATCTCCTTTGCTGGTCCCTCTGCATCTCCCTGACCTCCAAACACTGACGAGCTCCCAGGCTCAGTCCTTGGTgcccttctcttctctgtctgGGTCATTCCCAGCTCTCCTGGCTCAGGCCCGTCATGGGTAACCCCCATATGGACAGCTCCTGTCTGGACCTCTCCCTGAAATCTGTACTTGTTGGTCCAATCGCCTCCTTGCTGTGGCAGGTGCCTCTATATGGTTCCCAAAGGTCCCTGCCAATTGATATTCACACTCGTCACCTCCCCTTGAGTGCAGGCTGGGCTAGCAACCCTCttctaataaataaaacacagcagAAGTGATAGGATGTCATCTCTAAGATTAGGTTACAAAACCACGATGACCTCAGGGTTGCTTGCTCTCTCCACGGGAGGCCAGCTGCCACACTGGGAGCATCTCAAAGGAGAAGCTGGCATGGTCAGGAAGGACGTTGCTAACCAACAGCCCCCAAGGACTTAAGTCCTACCAACAGCCTCctaagtgagcttggaagcagatcctctcCAAGTCGAGTCTTGAGaggggccccagccccagctggacACCTCCACTGCAGGTGAGAGCCCCTGAGTCAGAGGACCTGTGCCAGCTGCACCGGggtttctgacccacagaaactgtgacatAGATGCGTGTTCTCTTAAGCTGCTatgtttgggggtaatttgttacaaagcaATTGATAAGTAATACATGTGCCCAGTAGCTATCTCAAAACCTGTTGCGATCCATACTTGTGGTGGTTTTCTCCCATAAAGCTGCCCTAACGCCCAGtctttccctcctccacccttccagttgctcaggtcAAGGACCCAGGAATCATCcttgggttctctctctctcgCAGCCTTTACCCAACTCCTCAGAAAACCCTATCAGCTCCACCTTCAATGTGCATTTAGATCTCACCACTTCTCATCCCCTCCCCTACCACTGCCCTGGCCCTGGC from Mesoplodon densirostris isolate mMesDen1 chromosome 10, mMesDen1 primary haplotype, whole genome shotgun sequence encodes the following:
- the TMEM217B gene encoding putative transmembrane protein 217B, with the protein product MNDKKFSFMMGIFCILNTIQFLIFEVNEVAYIGYEDNFSIYKETKSELVSWVTTYKKHINICLSTITLLVSSLFLYCIHISNYAGLLCYTMWIITYELLSFSVVLLTNGTIKEQFKELRYLHLIFQVSRMILHFFCLPFVTKYAYSLYKDLKALSKIGRCKHSSVGTVVSWPPVGLGTLHRKLN